The Mesoplodon densirostris isolate mMesDen1 chromosome 17, mMesDen1 primary haplotype, whole genome shotgun sequence genome contains the following window.
CAAAGCTTGCTGGTTTTCAAACTCAGACATAAGGTATCACAGCCCAAAGGTGGTGGCCACATACTCATATTTCAGTGTGCTAAGCAGGAAGCAAATGATGTcaaaaatggggatattaactCATTCTTGTCAGAATCCCAGAAATCCCCGAGCCTAGCAGCCTTCTTCCCAGACCAATGGCAAGAACTGAGTCATGTGCCTACTTCTGAACTATGTACAGAACGGAAAGTGCTACCATCAATGATCAATCCTGattcatcccttttttttttcccaaaagtaaAGGGAAACTGCAGGGTATACAAACAACATTGTGCCTGGtcttctatattaaaaaaattacactaGAGCTATTTTCCTCAGGACCTTCAAGCTCTTAAGATTCttcagggtttttcttttttttttcctcccctatatTTTAATCATTAAGCCTTTccttcatggattttttttttttgtctgctgaAAATTGCCTATTGAAAAATTTCTGTTCTTGGGagttccctagtggcacagtggttaagcatccacctgccaatgcaggggacacgggttcaagccctggtctgggaagatcccacatgccacagagcaattaagcccgtgcgccacaactagtgagcctgggctctagagcccatgagccacaactactgagcccacgtgctgcaactactgaagtccatgctcctagagcccatgctcagcaacaagagaagccaccaccatgagaagcccgctcaccagaatgaagtgtagcccccgcttgccacaactagagaaagcccgtactcagcaacaaagacccaatgcagccaaaaattaattaattttttaaaaaaagaaaaatttcttttctctattaaaaggtttttttcattgatttgtttACATACTCAATTTCTGCattctaattctttttcttttctaaagtgCTGAGACGTATCACATTTTCAAAAGAGACACACGTTTATTTTGCCCCTTCCTTTCCACTCTTCATATATACTTCTGTTTCTCAACTGTATTAGGAGCCTGAGAGgccaagaaaatgttttctgctcTCTTTATAATTACCAGTAGCATTTCATAGGTGCTAAACGTATTTGACTTGTCCTTCCCCTTTATGGTTAATCAGAGATATGTAGGCTTTTATAGGAAGCAAAAGGAATCAGGGTCTTATAGCCAAGCAAAGCACTGGTCATATTATGAATGCCCTCTACTAACTTGTTTACATTAAATTCCTTGCATActtgcttcttgctattgtcagaAAGTCCCAGAATACAGCGTATttcccacttcatcccaccttTTCCAACATCTTTCACTGAAGCAAAGAAAGGAGCTGGGTTTCCATGGTAACACAAGTGTGACAGTTGAGGATATACGGGCATAGGTGAGATAATTCTCAGAttcagaggggagaggagaaatgaagttttcctcttttcttttttttttttttctcccagcaaTGTACTTCTGAAGCTAAAGAGACCCTGAAGTGTCAGTGTACACTGTTAAGCTTTCACTATCATACAGATTTACAGCTCTTGGggaaaattcaattttattttatctcatttttattttgtctttcccacaaacaaatgaatggagacattttatttctaaaatcacTCTCAGAATAGATAGTTCATGCTAGCATAGCAATGAACACAATTAAGGGATCAGGAGATACACACCCAATTCCCACCCAAATCTTCAAAATTCTCTGCACATCCCAACATCCTTTCTTTTAGCAGCTAATTCTTCTCTTTCACATAGAGCCTCAAATCAGGTCACTACCAAGACAGAATAGGTAGGAAAATGTGCTCCTACTTAACATGTTTTTTTTGAGTCTTATTGATTAAAAATCTACCTTTATAGCAGCACTGAGAATGAAAATTGAGGCCTGTCATTATGAGAAATATAAATGAGCTACACTACTCCAAGAGCTGCAGTCTCTACACTTCTCCTTATCAAGAAAGTTGGCACTGATGAAAGGTCAGGGAAAATAAACtgagaaatgtctttaaaaacctcTCCTCTCTCTATTATGCTAAGTGGAGTAACTGGGCACCAACTCACTATTTTTTTGTGACAACTTCTATCAGATGCACTCCAGTCCAGAGCTTCTCAACTTTTGGGGACCTAAAAAGTGAAAGCAGTTGCTTAAAGATACATTCTGGACCCACAATCTGGACCCACATTTGGACCCACAATCCCAAtgcaaatttcttaaaaaaaaaaaagtcactgggcCTTTACTTCTTGCAAAGTGAATGGTTTTTCAGTTCCACTGTAATACAAGGTACTACACAGGTTGTAGTGATCCATACAAAGAGAGGAAGTTTGATGCTTCTTGGCGCTATTCAACCCCTAACAAACCTAGGGATTTCTTATGACTACAATACAAAAGTTGGATCTTAAAAGAGACAGTATGTTTTTTCCGTGAAAGAAGTGTAGCTGTTACTAAAGAAACCACAAAAAGCATATAAGTTTTACACAGTATATGAGACTTCTAAAAAGCTAGTTCAACACTGTATTCACCAACAAAATCCTCTTGAAACATGCCTGCCAAAAAAGCTCAGATATGAAGCTTCACTTCAAATCCATGTGAGCTCTTAATTTTAATTCACTTATTCACATTAGTAgtttacaatgaggtatcagatGCTCTTTGGTTTCAATTCTCATAAAACTTTCCTCTTGATTCTTAGTTCTTTTGCAATCTGCCTTCACTTCACTTGATTCTGGTGGCTCAAATATAACACTCATATTTTGATAAGTAATCAAGAAATAATGATTGAGTTATAGTTTACCACATATTTTGACAGGACACTTGCCCGCAATTATTTTAAGCAAAAACTTGGTGTGTTATACTATAGCAAGATAATGCAAGGGTAAGTTATTCATTTTAAGATAATGGAGCGATAGGGCTGTAGGACACTGCTAAAGCTGAGTACATCTTTGTAGTAGTTTGATAATTGAccaaaaaaaagatgataaaagaaCATCTGTTTTATTGATGAACTCAGACCAAAATCCTCTCTACGTGATGACCTTGTGCAGAAGAGGAAGGCTGAAAAGGTATGCCATGATCAAACCTTAGTTAGAACTATAGAAACTTATTATTCCCAAGAAATGTGAGATGGTAATGGATGGGTGTAGACTAGTTCGAGAAGGACATAGTTTAAGGAAGGTAAATCCGATTACCAGTTATTGCAAAATATAATCCAGGAATATTTAGGGACATAACTTCTCCTAAATTTGACGTTATAGGTGGGAGAGAGTGTGTAATTAAGATCTAATGCCACAGAGAGAACAGTAAGTTTCAAAACTGAGTTGTTAAAAACCTTTTAGGAGGCACGCATGGAAAACCCATGCAACTGCTGCTGTATGTCTAAGCACCCGAAATTTTCTCACCCTAAAGAGTCCCTGTTTTGTCAGTTCACCCCACTTTTCAGCCCACATCCCTCAGCACTATTTCCGTGTCTATCATTTAGGCAGAATGCCACGGAGACGACGTTAAAAGTGAAATCCATCACTCTCGCCCGCAACACATCCTGTTTCTTTGCCCGAATAGGGTGCCGCGACCCACCCCTCAATCACTGACCCCTCCCAGACCCCACCAGCTCTGCCCTTGTCTCCTTACTACCGGCCCTTGGTGGCAAGGAAACCACGAATTCTGGTTGGCTCAGCGCAAGTCTCCGTCTTTCTTCAGCTCACCTATGATTGGCTGGCAGAGTATGCGCAGAGGCAAACGCCCAGCCTGGCCAACAGTGGCAGATGGGATGGCTGAGCCTGAGACTAGAGTTTTCCTCCATTGGCTGATGGGTCAGTGTCACGTGGCATGAAGCGGCTCTCTATTGGTCGAGAATAATACCACGGGGTCCAAAAACGCGGGCTGGTTGGCTGGAATGAATCCCAGCTTCCTACTAGATGCCCCGGCTGGCTGTTGCTATGAGGTGTCTGTCCCTGGGCCTTCTGGCTGCTGCTGGGGGATCCGCTCTCCCGGTTTTCCAAGCGCCCGTAGCTGACAGGGCGTGGGAAGAGCTCGACTTTTATCAGGCACTGAAGAAGGGCGGGGCTGGGGAAGGTGGGTGGGCCCCCGGCGACGTCACAGAGCGTGGGCCCGGCTTCCTTGGTCTCTGGCCTTCGCCGCCTCGGGCAGTGGGCTGGATGGGTGTCTGTCACTTCTCCCTCAGTGTCCTGACGCTTACAACAAAGCTGCATTTCGTTGTATTTATGCTCCTCCCTTAAAGCTTCTTATGTTTATACAAGATAAAACCAAAGCTCTCAGGAATGCTGACAGACTGGGTGGTGCCCAGCAAGGCCCTCGTGCCAAGGCCTCCTTCTGGACCTTGCCAGTATCTTCTTCTCCCCGCCTCATGTTAAAGCCCGGAGATTGCTCTGGCCCCTCCAACATCTTGTCTCCGCCAAATTCTGAACGTGGCGTTCTCAGGTAGAAGCGGCTCCCGTCGCCGGAGGAAGAACTGCGCATGCTCAGTACGCAGGCCCCGGGGTTCAACGGGGCAGACGAGATGGGGTGTTGTTGGGTAACCCAGGTGGCTGTTTATCTACACGCGGGCCGAGGCTTCCGCGCCGCGCCGAGCTTCCTGGGAGCGCGCGCGCGGCCGGTCGCCTAGGCGACGGAGGGAGCAGGGGCGGGGCTGCGCCGCCGGGCTCCGCCCCGGGCCGCCGGGCCCCGCCCCCAGCAGCGCAGCGGCTCGGGCTCGGGCGCGCGCTTCGGCGCCGGGAagagaggcggcggcggcgggcggggagCTGGGCGTGGAGGCGCGAGGGGCGGGGCCGCCGGCACTGCGGGCCCGCGGTTCGGGCGGCTCCGTCGGCTCCTTGGCTCACACTCCCTGCTCGCCCTCAGTGCCTGCCGGCGCCCGCGGTGCCGCATTGCCGCCCGGCTCGGCCCATGCCCAGGGCTGCTGCTCCCTCCGCCGGCGCCCGGGGGGCCGCGGCGGCCGTGAGGTGGGGGCGGCCGCGGGAGGCGGCGGGGCCGGCCGCCGGCGCAGGGTCCGGGCGCGCAGCGCGGCGGGCGTAGGTCTATGTCgcgggcagcggcggcggcggcggccgcggagGGACGATGCGCGAGTACAAAGTGGTGGTGCTGGGCTCGGGCGGGGTCGGCAAATCCGCCCTGACCGTGCAGTTCGTGACCGGCACCTTCATCGAGAAATACGACCCCACCATCGAGGACTTCTACCGCAAGGAGATCGAGGTGGACTCGTCGCCGTCGGTGCTGGAGATCCTGGACACGGCGGGCACCGAGCAGTTCGCTTCCATGCGGGACCTGTACATCAAGAACGGCCAGGGCTTCATCCTCGTCTACAGCCTCGTCAACCAGCAGAGCTTCCAGGACATCAAGCCCATGCGGGACCAGATCATCCGAGTGAAGCGGTGAGAGGGCCGGGGGCGCGGGCAGGGGGCTTCGCGGTGCGGCCGGCAGCCCCTGTCCCGGGGCCAGAACTCCCTCTCGCGCGCTCTAAGGTGGCCGTGGGCAGGAGGAGGTGTCTAGGGAGATGGCTCTGCGATCTTAcgctttatgatttttttttttttttaccagcatcctcctcctcctcatcttgaATCTCAAATTTGAGTGCTTTGTTTCACAACTCAAATTTGGCATCCCGTGAACCCACAGCACAGCTCTTTGTCTCTTGGATATTACTAGTAGCGCTTGTGCAGAACCCCAAAGGAAACAAAGTTTAAAACTTGCAGGGGGGGGGGTGGAGAGGGGCGGGTAGGTTTCTGCTGGGAAGAGGGCAGCTGTGCAAGTATAGTGGAGACATTTTCAGATtgaacaacaacagaaaacctACCTTTGCAGTATTTGACAGCAAAAATTGCTCACACGTACGTGGTTAAAAATGTCAAGTCCAAAGGAAAGAGACCTTTCTCATTTCATAAAAGATTGAATGGTGCCAAGGCGTTTTACAAAAATGAACTCTCCAATTAAGATGAAACTTTAAAGACAGATTATCAAATTATTTGAAGACATGGCTCAGTGGGATTGAGTTAGTATATAGAAGCACAAGTATACCATTCACATTAAAAAATGcgacttaacttttttttttctttttagtccaGCTGCCTTATTcccctcaaaaacaaaaaaagaaagaatgaaaagggagggaaaaaggcaTTCCTGGAAATAATGCAAGTTTCTTCAAAGGTGTGACTCAGATATTAGCTAATTTAAAGTTAATGCAAATAAGCTCTTTCCTGATATGAACTCTTTTTTTCTAAAGTGTGCATTTTGGAAATATGGCTGGTAGCATAAATGGCTTATGATATTTGTTTTAAGTTGATTGagtatattttttcctataatttcaATAATCAGAAGTGTAATATCTCAGTTCAGAGTTTTAGCAAATTTTTCTAATTACTGTTTACGTGTTACTGCTTTGTCTCATTCTTATTATTAGTTAATAATTGCTAATAATTTTGATTTagtgtaattttgtttttcttacccaATTCTACCTATAACCCTAAATTTGCAGACATTTGCTGAAAACTAGTTGTAAGTGTACTGTAGACGTAGTCTCATTTTTAGTCAGTTTGAGTCTACTCACTTTGAAAGAGCAAATACTAAGGCACATATACTCAGGGGTTGCTCAAAAATTCATTAGAAGAAGCACATTTTTAATGCCACATATGAGATCAAAGGGGAGGCCCTCTCCTGCAGCTCTCCCCACTTAATTCACTGAATATGCACTTTAATAGCTAACCTAAAATTTGGTATGTTACTTCttctattaaatttcaaactagaataaagtgaatatttttatagCCTCTCATGGTGTTCTGAGATCTGTGAATCTGATAGCTTCTTACTTCTTCAGTCTCATTTTCTTGACAGTTAATTGTTATAGTTAACATAGGAACAATTTTGGTGTTAAATTTACTAAGTATCTGATATTTAAGAGGCTACATTCAAGTGACTCAAATCTTTAATTCCCCCTTcatactacttaaaaaaaaaaacatacaaaacagGACAATCTAACACACTGTCACATGTCAATCTTAGGCGATATACATACATCAAATAAT
Protein-coding sequences here:
- the RAP2A gene encoding ras-related protein Rap-2a, with the translated sequence MREYKVVVLGSGGVGKSALTVQFVTGTFIEKYDPTIEDFYRKEIEVDSSPSVLEILDTAGTEQFASMRDLYIKNGQGFILVYSLVNQQSFQDIKPMRDQIIRVKRYEKVPVILVGNKVDLESEREVSSSEGRALAEEWGCPFMETSAKSKTMVDELFAEIVRQMNYAAQPDKDDPCCSACNIQ